From one Anabas testudineus chromosome 18, fAnaTes1.2, whole genome shotgun sequence genomic stretch:
- the dennd4c gene encoding DENN domain-containing protein 4C isoform X1, whose amino-acid sequence MIEDKGHRVTDYFVVAGLTDKSTPLEQDLSETKSSGPKAPITDLAVINRSAGETVPEGFTCIDTTHSGQPANLNHGSLKSPELFLCYKRGRDKPPLIDIGVLYEGKERLIQGCEVIQATPYGRCANVNNSSATSQRIFITFRRAQPVQPQNSLAVTDICVIITSKGETPPHTFCKVDKNLNCGMWGSNVFLCYKKSVSASNSISFKAGLIFRYPEEDYESFPLSESVPLFCLPMGAKIECWAPNTRDPLPVFSTFVLTISSGEKVYGSAIQFYEPYPVDLLSEKQKIQLGLLTTVEKKMIPNRPVNTNKCICLLSRWPFFESFRKFLLFLYKLSVSGPHPLPIEKHISHFMHNVSFPSPQRPRILVQLSAHDTLTLSQPVCTPLPLSGADYGTLLMNLGSENCATLLHFVLLESKILLHSLRPAVLTGVAEAVVALIFPFQWQCPYIPLCPLSLAGVLNAPCPFIVGVDSRYFDLYDPPPDVVCVDLDTNTIYLSDEKRHNNWKNLPKKPCKSLMNSLSNLHHQLATVAMRQPAQEGSAVDMTPIEVDFTWHKKKTALEMEIQEAFLRFMASILKGYRSYLKPITQAPSEKATAADSLYDLQGFLKSRDRTHQKFYSQLTKTQIFIRFIEECTFVSDKDTGLAFFDDCVEKLFPSDKIAEKGTKVEGESSEDTRLLELDESQKSEHTVFVMPPEPPADDGPDPTPRYMYKGFPRLQMDLFDRPKELRPTLSSRAAGASLSSSPALLAKRTKQEIKLAYKLAKRFYSNPQLWARCLFSHCYSLWFICLPAAVRLAKSKSRAMQQAYNVLLKMRTTEVEVLDEVCYRVVMQLCGVWGLPVMAVRVLVEMKKAGVQPNAITYGYYNKAVLESPWPSRNRSGLFMWTKLRNVVRGVGQFKHALHRTSPTQGPTLNDTAASVGGSAVTDADHLSHGSADSSSEVNSEEHNVFTHSRSMEDTTDNHCGTGRQSDQGYGSKDELHQELAEPSDTPILSTEGINKAQQNGVNIAGSVDSAVAVAEPASPVDLPSPVPSIVKVSTGSFDGETGTGMLFRRHSKNDSVSLPDNDASLAAGDVAKQPQQQRQKSFAERSCSFSAETRAGMLLEKGVDHMASKMGADARILAAALSSGQSPPPSSVSKTLFKDLEEEPEEDKGLILEKLIEEERPGATEEGKGDAKDREGAKVKVEARERKHTETNDDESGVRGTILERADVEVGADPLSLLASESEESASVTSEEPLRSVPAMVSRNLAEEIEMYMSLRSPLGVKSSSMELRQSQGDSTDAPKPKQSMERRSSLPVPPIKTPRGSPNDTPKRSPNTVTRSKTFAVKTKSPTKAAPSPGPRSSSLTALVKSSQGGSLGSVINSISGIKMDTLLSGPKIDVLKSGMKQAANVASKVWGAVASAYAYSDDEEEQFQSGGGFPSRLNEHMLAAHDLDDSPERRNIPGLVANGLNQSCTSLGSSSGSSDTGRGTHQTHPTPGRVGRGLDSEQSSSHHASSSSIYQNCALEVLMSSCSQCRSCESLVYDEEIMAGWTADDSNLNTNCPFCQTAFLPLLHIEFHDLRTVTGFYMNPSASGDSIHSSSAQPTVSSSADIKTADLISFSEEEPKETPDNRSATQKSLVPEPLQTDPLGLLEHQAAGKQQRCSGTSLTRSNSVGGTLQSLDYSQRPGHGVSTTSLPCSLQEDGMGTRRPNPKPVSVPYLSPLVLRKELETLLENEGDQVIYTHKFLSQHPIIFWNLVWYFRRLDLPTHLPGLILNSEHCNNGVQLPLVSLPQDSKQVYVQLLWDNINLHQEPGDPLYLQWRTLLEKKATLAPTDHQEIRTLLNTIVRNIQTNDVYGPINLLIREIKRREAEGVKRQRSIYREIMFLSLVALGRENIDVEAYDREYRVAYDQLSTEQLKSLHRIDQPPTPSVQWCLKCFGAPFI is encoded by the exons ATGATTGAAGACAAGGGTCACCGTGTGACCGACTACTTTGTGGTGGCCGGGCTGACGGACAAGTCCACACCCCTGGAGCAGGACCTGTCGGAGACGAAGTCCAGTGGGCCCAAAGCGCCCATCACAGACTTGGCCGTCATTAACAGGTCGGCGGGAGAAACGGTGCCCGAGGGCTTCACTTGTATCGACACCACCCACAGTGGCCAGCCAGCCAACCTGAATCATGGCAGTCTTAAGAGCCCGGAGCTGTTCCTCTGCTACAAGAGGGGTCGGGACAAGCCTCCGCTCATTGACATCGG aGTTCTGTATGAAGGCAAAGAACGTCTGATCCAGGGCTGCGAGGTCATCCAGGCCACACCATACGGTCGCTGCGCCAACGTCAACAACAGCTCCGCCACCTCGCAGCGCATCTTCATCACCTTTCGCCGAGCACAACCCGTCCAGCCTCAGAATTCCCTGGCGGTGACCGACATCTGCGTCATCATCACCAGCAAAGGGGAGACGCCGCCACATACCTTCTGCAAAGTGGACAAGAACCTCAACTGTGGCATG TGGGGATCCAACGTGTTCCTGTGTTATAAGAAATCAGTATCTGCGTCCAATTCCATCAGCTTCAAAGCTG GTCTAATCTTTCGTTACCCAGAAGAGGACTATGAATCTTTCCCTCTATCCGAATCTGTTCCTCTATTTTGTTTGCCCATGGGTGCCAAGATCGAGTGTTGGGCACCAAACACACGTGatcctcttcctgtcttctcCACGTTTGTTTTAACCATCTCTTCTGGTGAAAAG GTGTATGGATCAGCCATCCAGTTCTACGAGCCATATCCGGTGGATCTGTTGAGCGAGAAGCAGAAGATCCAGCTGGGCCTGCTCACCACCGTGGAGAAGAAGATGATCCCCAACCGGCCTGTAAACACCAATAAATGCATCTGCCTCCTGTCTCGCTGGCCCTTCTTTGAGTCGTTTCGCAAGTTCCTGTTGTTCCTCTACAAGCTCTCCGTCTCAGGCCCGCACCCACTGCCTATTGAAAA GCACATCTCACACTTCATGCACAATGTGTCATTTCCTTCCCCTCAAAGGCCCAGAATCTTGGTCCAG CTTTCGGCACATGACACCTTGACCCTCTCCCAGCCCGTGTGTACACCTTTACCACTCAG CGGAGCGGACTATGGCACACTGCTGATGAATCTGGGCTCCGAGAACTGCGCCACACTGCTGCACTTTGTCCTGCTGGAGAGCAAGATCCTGCTGCACTCGCTCCGGCCCGCTGTGCTCACGGGAGTGGCTGAGGCTGTGGTGGCT TTGATCTTCCCCTTCCAGTGGCAGTGTCCCTACATCCCCCTGTGCCCGCTCTCCTTAGCAGGCGTACTCAACGCTCCTTGTCCTTTCATAGTGGGTGTGGACTCACGCTACTTTGACCTTTATGATCCCCCGCCAGATGTCGTCTGCGTGGACCTGGACACCAACACTATCTACCT ATCTGATGAGAAGAGACACAACAACTGGAAGAACCTCCCAAAGAAGCCCTGCAAGAGTCTCATGAACTCACTGAGCAACTTGCACCACCAGCTGGCCACAG TTGCCATGCGTCAACCAGCACAGGAAGGCTCCGCAGTGGACATGACCCCCATCGAGGTGGACTTCACCTGGCACAAGAAGAAGACGGCCCTGGAGATGGAGATCCAGGAGGCCTTTCTACGCTTCATGGCTTCCATCCTGAAGGGCTACCGCTCCTACCTCAAACCCATCACTCAGGCACCTTCTGAGAAGGCCACAGCCGCAGACTCTCTCTATGACCTGCAAG gatTTCTCAAAAGCAGAGACCGCACCCACCAGAAGTTCTACTCCCAGCTCACCAAGACTCAGATATTCATCCGCTTCATTGAGGAGTGCACCTTCGTCAGTGACAAGGACACCGGTTTGGCCTTTTTTGACGATTGCGTCGAGAAG CTTTTTCCCTCTGATAAAATCGCCGAAAAGGGCACCAAG GTTGAAGGAGAGTCATCTGAGGACACCAGACTATTGGAGCTGGACGAATCTCAAAAGAGTGAACACACTGTCTTTGTCATGCCCCCAGAACCCCCAGCTGACGATGGACCTGACCCTACTCCTCGATACAT GTATAAAGGTTTCCCCAGACTACAGATGGATCTATTTGACCGTCCAAAAGAGTTACGACCAACACttagcagcagagcagcaggagcaaGTCTGTCCAGCAGCCCTGCGCTACTGGCAAAGAGGACAAAGCAg GAAATCAAGCTAGCCTACAAGTTGGCGAAGCGTTTCTACTCCAACCCTCAGCTGTGGGCCCGCTGTCTGTTCAGTCACTGCTACAGCCTGTGGTTCATCTGCCTGCCAGCAGCTGTGCGACTGGCCAAGTCCAAGAGCCGTGCCATGCAGCAGGCGTACAACGTCCTCTTGAAGATGAGAACCACTGAGGTGGAGGTTCTGGATGAG GTGTGTTATAGAGTGGTGATGCAGCTCTGCGGTGTCTGGGGTCTTCCTGTAATGGCTGTCCGAGTCTTGGTTGAGATGAAGAAAGCTGGAGTACAGCCTAACGCTATCACGTATGGATACTACAACAAG GCCGTCTTAGAGAGCCCGTGGCCGAGCAGAAACCGCAGCGGCCTGTTTATGTGGACTAAGCTTCGTAATGTGGTTCGAGGAGTGGGCCAGTTCAAGCATGCTCTGCACCGTACATCTCCCACGCAGGGACCGACGCTTAATGATACAG CTGCATCAGTAGGAGGATCAGCAGTGACCGACGCTGACCATCTTAGTCATGGAAGTGCAGACAGCTCAAGTGAGGTCAACAGTGAGGAACATAATGTGTTTACTCACAGTCGGAGCATGGAAGACACAACAGACAACCACTGTGGCACAG GGAGGCAGTCTGACCAAGGCTATGGCTCCAAGGATGAGTTACACCAGGAGCTGGCAGAGCCTTCAGACACACCTATCCTTTCCACAGAAGGCataaacaaagcacaacaaaatG GGGTCAATATTGCTGGATCAGTGGACAGTGCAGTTGCAGTGGCAGAACCCGCGTCTCCTGTTGATTTGCCCTCACCTGTCCCTAGCATTGTTAAAGTCTCCACTGGGAGCTTTGATGGTGAAACAG GTACAGGGATGCTGTTCAGAAGACACAGCAAGAACGATAGCGTGTCTCTTCCTGATAATGATGCCTCACTGGCAGCAGGGGATGTAGCCAAGCAGCCTCAACAGCAGCGGCAGAAGTCCTTCGCTGAGCGCAGCTGTAGCTTCAGTGCTGAAACCCGTGCTGGAATGCTCCTGGAGAAGGGCGTGGACCACATGGCCAGCAAGATGGGTGCCGATGCTCGTATCCTTGCTGCAGCGCTCTCTTCTGGCCAAAGTCCACCCCCTAGCAGTGTGTCCAAAACCCTTTTTAAAGACCTAGAGGAAGAACCTGAAGAGGATAAGGGCTTGATACTTGAAAAGCTAATAGAGGAAGAGCGGCCAGGAGCCACAGAGGAAGGGAAGGGAGACGCTAAGGATAGAGAGGGCGCTAAGGTAAAAGTGGAGGCACGAGAGAGGAAGCACACTGAAACAAATGACGATGAGTCTGGGGTACGAGGAACGATCCTGGAAAGGGCAGATGTAGAGGTGGGTGCCGATCCACTTTCCCTCCTTGCGTCAGAGAGCGAAGAGTCGGCTTCTGTTACCAGCGAGGAGCCACTGCGCTCTGTGCCTGCAATGGTGTCCCGCAACCTGGCTGAAGAGATTGAAATGTACATGAGCCTGCGAAGCCCACTGGGTGTTAAGTCCTCCAGCATGGAGCTGCGGCAGTCCCAGGGAGATTCCACTGATGCCCCAAAACCCAAACAGTCCATGGAGCGGAGGTCCAGCCTTCCTGTACCTCCTATTAAAACTCCACGTGGCTCTCCAAATGACACACCAAAACGCAGCCCCAACACCGTTACACGCTCTAAGACATTTGCAGTAAAGACAAAGAGCCCCACCAAAGCCGCCCCCAGCCCGGGTCCTAGATCGTCCTCACTAACGGCACTGGTCAAGTCCTCACAGGGAGGGTCTCTGGGTTCAGTCATTAATTCCATTTCAGGCATCAAGATGGACACTCTGTTGTCAGGACCTAAAATAGATGTACTGAAGTCTGGCATGAAGCAGGCGGCAAATGTGGCCAGCAAAGTGTGGGGGGCGGTGGCATCAGCTTACGCCTACTCAGATGATGAG GAAGAACAGTTTCAGAGTGGTGGTGGCTTCCCTAGCCGTCTTAATGAACACATGTTGGCTGCACATGACTTAGATGACAGTCCTGAAAGAAGGAACATACCAGGTTTGGTGGCCAATGGTCTGAACCAGAGCTGCACCAGCCTgggcagcagcagtggcagcagcgACACAGGCCGCGGCACTCACCAGACTC ATCCAACACCAGGACGAGTAGGCAGGGGTCTGGACTCTGAGCAAAGCTCCTCACATCACGCATCCTCTTCAAGCATCTACCAGAACTGTGCACTGGAG GTGCTGATGTCGAGTTGCTCCCAGTGCCGCTCGTGTGAATCTCTAGTGTACGATGAGGAGATCATGGCGGGCTGGACAGCCGACGACTCCAACCTCAACACCAACTGTCCTTTCTGCCAGACGGCCTTCCTTCCATTATTGCACATTGAGTTTCATGACTTGCGCACGGTGACTGG GTTTTATATGAATCCCAGCGCTTCAGGAGACAGTATCCACAGCAGCAGTGCCCAGCCCACAGTCAGCAGTTCAGCCGACATTAAGACAGCCGACCTGATTAGTTTCTCTGAAGAGGAACCGAAGGAGACTCCGGATAACCGTTCTGCAACACAAAAGAG TCTGGTTCCAGAACCACTGCAGACGGACCCCTTGGGTCTCCTGGAGCACCAGGCAGCAGggaaacagcagagatgcaGTGGGACGTCACTGACACGCAGCAACAGTGTTGGAGGTACACTGCAGAGCCTGGACTACTCCCAGAGACCTGGACATGGCGTGTCTACCACCAGCCTGCCCTGCAGCCTGCAAGAG GATGGCATGGGCACCAGAAGACCAAACCCCAAGCCCGTCTCTGTCCCCTACCTCAGCCCTTTGGTCCTACGCAAAGAGCTGGAGACCTTGCTGGAGAACGAAGGGGATCAG GTGATCTACACCCACAAGTTCCTTAGCCAGCACCCCATCATCTTCTGGAACCTGGTGTGGTATTTCCGCCGCTTGGACCTGCCCACTCACTTACCTGGGCTCATTCTCAACTCTGAACACTGCAACAACGGAGTACAG CTGCCTCTGGTGTCCCTCCCCCAGGACAGTAAGCAGGTGTATGTCCAGCTCCTGTGGGACAACATCAACCTGCACCAAGAGCCTGGAGATCCACTTTATCTGCAGTGGAGGACCTTAT TGGAGAAAAAGGCAACTTTGGCTCCAACAGACCACCAGGAGATTCGCACTCTCCTCAACACGATTGTTCGCAACATCCAGACCAACGATGTGTACGGACCCATCAACTTGCTGATCCGAGAGATCAAACGCCGGGAGGCGGAGGGAGTCAAACGGCAGAG GAGTATCTACAGAGaaataatgtttctttctcttgtgGCCTTGGGACGAGAGAACATCGACGTAG AGGCCTACGACAGAGAGTACCGCGTGGCTTATGACCAGCTGAGCACCGAGCAGCTCAAGTCTTTGCACCGCATCGATCAACCGCCCACCCCCAGCGTCCAGTGGTGTCTTAAATGTTTTGGAGCCCCTTTCATCTAA